In Acidimicrobiia bacterium, the genomic stretch CGTCGGCATCGCGATCGTGCAGAGCATCGTGTTCCTTCTCATGTTCCGGTACGTGCTCGGTGGCGCGATCGGCGTGAAGGGCGTTTCGTACGTCGATTTCCTCGTGCCTGGCTTCGTCGTGGCGGGCTTGCTGTTCACGGCGGGCGGATCGGCGGTCGCCGTCGCCGAGGATGCGGCATCCGGCCTGTACGACAGGTTCCGCTCCCTTCCCATCTCGGACACCGCCGTGCTGATCGGGCGCGCCATCGCCGACGCCGCGCTGATGGTGCTGGTCGGCCTTGTCACCCTCGGCGTCGGCTTCCTCGTCGGCTTCGGGATCGATGCCAGCGCGCTCGACGTGCTCCTCGCAGTCGGGCTCCTCGTCGTCTACGCGCTCGGCGTCGCCGGGGTCTTCGTGTGGCTCGGGCTCGTCAGCGGCGGCGCGCAGGCGGCGCAAGGGCTGAGCATCCTCGCCGTTCCGTTTTCGTTCGTGTCGAGCGCGTTCGTGCCGGTGAAGTCGATGCCGGACGTGCTCGAGGCCTTTGCCGACTGGCAGCCGCTGACCTTCATGGTGAACTCCTGGCGCGGCCTGCTGCTCGGCGACTCCGCGATCGCAAGCTTCGAGCACAGCCTCGACTACTACGTCATCGGCTCAGTGGCGTGGGCGGTCGGGCTCGCCATCGTCATCGCCCCGCTCGCAATGAGGGCCTACCGCAAGCGTTGACGCGCCAGCGGTCGCTGGCGAACGTCACACTCGTCGACCGGTGAAGGCGATCAGCTGGACGAGCGGCGATGCGCCGACGGGTGGGTCGACCGCCGCGGCGAAGGTGTCGCCGTCGCGCATGTCTTCCGAGATGGCCTGATGCGCGAACGCGTCGACCTCCGCCACGAGGTTCGCGGGCGGGTCGTAGGCCTGGCCGGTGGCGGTGGCGATGTCCCATGCGTGCACGAGGCCGTCGAGGGCCACGAACCGCGCGAACGTGTCTCCAGGTACCTCGCCGAACGGCGCCTTGATGGTGCGGTCGAGCGCCCCGGGGCTGCGGACTGCTGCTTGGAGGTCGG encodes the following:
- a CDS encoding ABC transporter permease; this encodes MTVTAPTSTASWLTIATTVAARTIVKILRTPQIVGIAIVQSIVFLLMFRYVLGGAIGVKGVSYVDFLVPGFVVAGLLFTAGGSAVAVAEDAASGLYDRFRSLPISDTAVLIGRAIADAALMVLVGLVTLGVGFLVGFGIDASALDVLLAVGLLVVYALGVAGVFVWLGLVSGGAQAAQGLSILAVPFSFVSSAFVPVKSMPDVLEAFADWQPLTFMVNSWRGLLLGDSAIASFEHSLDYYVIGSVAWAVGLAIVIAPLAMRAYRKR